One genomic segment of Rivularia sp. PCC 7116 includes these proteins:
- a CDS encoding effector-associated domain EAD1-containing protein yields the protein MSNIKELHAIIIQYFQEYDLKKIVRFEFNKALDTIAGGDNLDEIAFNLIEWADSTGKLQQLAESLYQTRLENEDFKKIINQLFPNIFNCAGIKANTSPISTDKLNDVFLVFTEINLDTLKTVCKETLENSSQPQDVLGSFPQLINPKSLGIFKTIFLENNYTSYKDVPSILEFAERLSQETKVSKHIRDKLNYWVKTVAQSLNIKLPTYEKNKLFTFTALNSYLLVTVTPNSANTFYLQAELIPNYSPNETNIERIKLEVNNDSPNIECSSSDIVDKIYQFIRIAKTEYLNKNRHYKLKVEIFLPLQFIDANIDLKDVPIDFNRKRPFGSEYRLLIRSLERFLNNDGEYANRLYLKWEQFNHWIQNRIEQTDIQNKIHHISKVDNCNWEEIETELELEEKFGVKITCCLPENDLDKEELFIAVLRGGVPIFLWTRCDLPDINDDFDNLLKIDFFQSELTRIESVWKLRKKAHAKPDKENYLGYHLGFLCDNPHRVPFNLMLQNQSLIETGM from the coding sequence ATGAGCAATATCAAAGAATTACACGCAATTATTATCCAATATTTTCAAGAATATGATTTAAAAAAAATAGTTAGATTTGAGTTCAATAAAGCATTAGATACCATTGCTGGGGGAGATAATCTTGATGAAATAGCTTTTAATTTAATTGAATGGGCTGACTCAACAGGCAAATTACAGCAGTTAGCTGAATCTTTGTATCAAACAAGACTTGAGAACGAAGATTTTAAAAAGATAATCAATCAACTATTTCCAAATATATTTAATTGTGCAGGCATTAAAGCTAATACTTCTCCTATATCAACTGATAAATTGAATGATGTATTTTTAGTTTTTACTGAGATTAATTTAGATACCCTAAAGACGGTATGCAAGGAAACTCTAGAAAATTCTTCACAACCCCAAGATGTATTAGGTAGTTTTCCACAACTAATTAATCCAAAAAGTCTGGGAATATTCAAAACTATATTTTTAGAAAACAATTATACAAGCTATAAAGATGTCCCTAGCATTCTTGAATTTGCCGAGCGCTTGAGTCAGGAAACAAAAGTATCCAAACATATCCGAGACAAGTTAAATTACTGGGTTAAAACTGTAGCTCAAAGCCTGAATATTAAATTGCCAACTTATGAGAAGAATAAATTATTTACCTTTACTGCTCTTAATTCCTATTTATTAGTTACCGTTACTCCTAATAGTGCTAATACATTTTATCTTCAAGCTGAACTGATTCCCAATTACTCGCCTAACGAGACTAATATAGAACGAATAAAATTAGAAGTAAACAACGACTCACCCAATATTGAATGTTCTTCATCAGACATAGTAGATAAAATTTATCAATTTATTCGTATTGCGAAAACTGAATACCTGAATAAAAATCGACATTACAAATTAAAAGTAGAAATATTCTTACCTTTGCAATTTATAGATGCAAATATAGATTTAAAAGATGTGCCAATTGATTTTAATAGAAAGAGACCGTTTGGTAGCGAATATAGATTATTAATACGCTCTCTTGAGCGTTTTCTTAATAATGATGGCGAATATGCCAACAGATTATATTTAAAATGGGAGCAATTCAATCACTGGATACAAAATAGGATTGAGCAAACAGATATACAAAACAAGATTCATCATATTTCTAAAGTTGATAATTGTAATTGGGAAGAGATAGAAACAGAATTAGAACTAGAAGAAAAGTTTGGAGTCAAAATTACTTGTTGTTTACCCGAAAATGACTTGGACAAAGAAGAATTATTTATTGCAGTTCTGAGGGGAGGCGTACCCATATTTTTGTGGACAAGATGCGATTTACCCGATATAAACGATGATTTTGATAATTTATTAAAAATTGATTTTTTTCAAAGCGAATTAACTCGAATTGAATCGGTGTGGAAGCTTCGCAAGAAAGCTCATGCCAAACCGGATAAAGAAAATTATTTAGGCTATCATTTAGGATTTTTATGCGATAATCCTCATCGAGTACCTTTTAATTTGATGTTACAAAATCAATCTTTGATAGAAACGGGTATGTAG
- a CDS encoding MoxR family ATPase encodes MADWHFFRGNGKQLQGVEEKFKQLEPPPWRRFGKNEDIPNDKRWEKLMQLAEENDRNKRRGENFRISDNAIDIINAVNAAIYLRRPLLVTGKPGSGKTSLAYAIAHELNLGAVLSWAITARSTLQEGLYRYDAIARLQDAQQNEEQDIGKYITLGALGTAFLPSVLPRVLLIDEIDKSDINLPNDLLNIFEEGEFKIPELVRRAKSAEKDNSAAKSEFTVETQDRDIDVVVKAGRVRCYSFPIIVMTSNGERDFPPAFKRRCIRIKMPNPQEEALKEIVKAHFQDEEKLFQDAEAKINQLIKEFLSDKDKNTERATDQLLNTIYLLTRDVSPESEADVKSVKDILLKSLTSND; translated from the coding sequence ATGGCAGATTGGCACTTTTTTCGTGGAAATGGCAAACAATTGCAAGGTGTAGAAGAGAAATTTAAACAACTCGAACCTCCACCTTGGCGGCGTTTTGGCAAAAACGAGGATATTCCTAACGATAAACGTTGGGAGAAACTGATGCAATTAGCAGAGGAAAATGACAGGAATAAAAGAAGGGGTGAAAACTTCCGTATTTCTGACAATGCCATTGATATAATTAATGCCGTCAATGCGGCAATTTATTTACGCAGACCATTATTAGTTACGGGTAAACCTGGTTCTGGTAAAACGTCTTTAGCCTATGCGATCGCACACGAGTTAAACTTAGGTGCCGTATTGTCTTGGGCTATTACCGCTCGTTCAACTTTGCAAGAAGGGCTTTACCGTTACGATGCGATCGCAAGGTTGCAGGATGCTCAACAGAATGAGGAACAAGACATTGGTAAATATATTACCTTGGGTGCTTTAGGAACGGCTTTTTTACCTTCTGTTTTACCAAGAGTGTTATTAATTGATGAAATTGATAAAAGTGATATCAATCTTCCCAATGATTTATTAAATATTTTTGAGGAAGGGGAATTTAAGATTCCAGAATTAGTTAGACGAGCCAAATCGGCAGAAAAAGATAATTCTGCTGCCAAAAGTGAATTTACAGTTGAAACTCAAGATAGAGATATTGATGTTGTAGTTAAAGCAGGGAGAGTACGCTGTTATTCTTTCCCAATTATTGTGATGACTAGTAACGGAGAAAGAGATTTTCCCCCAGCTTTTAAACGGCGATGCATAAGAATAAAAATGCCCAACCCCCAGGAAGAAGCGCTCAAAGAAATTGTCAAAGCTCATTTTCAAGATGAAGAAAAGCTTTTTCAAGATGCTGAAGCGAAAATCAATCAATTAATCAAAGAATTTTTGTCAGATAAAGATAAAAATACCGAACGTGCTACAGACCAATTATTGAATACAATTTATCTATTAACTCGCGATGTTTCTCCAGAATCGGAAGCAGATGTAAAATCGGTAAAAGACATTTTATTGAAAAGTTTAACCAGTAATGATTAA
- a CDS encoding formylglycine-generating enzyme family protein, translated as MSEIVIKDTQGTAQYYIENLVNGIELEMILIPAGTFTMGAPKDEEGSRDNERPQHLVIVPTFFMGKYPITQAQWRAVTNLPQVKRELKLKPSYFKSDDLPVESISWYDAVEFCQRLSKHTGRNYRLPSEAEWEYACRAGTTTPFHFGETITTDLANYRGTDNEEYKWFGSYGQGTKGIYFEKTTPVGSFDAANAFGLYDMHGNILEWCLDSWHDDYQDAPTDGSAWIESENQDNNNRYQVLRGGSWPYHPEFCRSAYRYCYKAERNGNSFGFRVACGIAPEIN; from the coding sequence ATGTCAGAAATAGTCATCAAAGACACCCAAGGAACAGCACAATATTACATCGAAAATTTAGTTAATGGAATTGAACTAGAAATGATTTTAATTCCCGCAGGAACTTTCACAATGGGGGCACCAAAAGATGAAGAAGGTAGTAGGGATAATGAGCGTCCCCAGCATCTAGTAATAGTTCCAACTTTCTTTATGGGCAAATATCCCATAACTCAAGCTCAGTGGCGAGCAGTAACTAATTTACCTCAAGTAAAAAGAGAATTAAAACTAAAACCATCATATTTCAAAAGTGATGATTTACCAGTAGAAAGTATTTCCTGGTACGATGCCGTTGAATTTTGCCAGAGACTTTCCAAACATACAGGCAGAAACTACCGTTTACCAAGTGAAGCTGAGTGGGAATATGCTTGTCGTGCTGGTACTACTACACCGTTTCACTTTGGCGAGACAATTACCACTGATTTAGCTAATTATCGAGGTACGGATAACGAAGAATATAAATGGTTCGGTTCCTATGGTCAAGGTACTAAAGGGATTTACTTTGAAAAAACAACACCCGTTGGCAGCTTTGATGCCGCTAATGCCTTTGGGCTATACGATATGCACGGAAACATTTTGGAATGGTGTCTTGATAGTTGGCACGATGACTATCAAGATGCGCCGACAGATGGTAGTGCATGGATAGAAAGTGAAAATCAAGACAATAATAATCGTTATCAAGTACTACGTGGCGGTTCTTGGCCCTACCATCCTGAATTCTGCCGTTCCGCGTATCGTTACTGCTATAAGGCGGAGCGCAACGGCAACTCTTTTGGTTTTCGTGTTGCGTGCGGTATTGCGCCGGAAATTAATTAG
- a CDS encoding formylglycine-generating enzyme family protein — protein MKSSATNNQFNQLIAALGTDLELTGEQIADIIWFSQKRLEISNIQNDTPSQSKNKSNTPEKLNIPPTNTPANLNTPPINTPTPAKPASAEIYPKTQEQTQEKPQTSSKNKPLPLRVPDAPSLREPLTLAQVLKPLMRRVESGRKTVLDETATVERTAAERICIPILKSEPEPWLDVALVVDESKSMLIWRHTIWELKKLLEHYGVFRDVRAWGLVTDENGQIYIRPGIGKNALQQRLASHREILDPNRRRLILLASDCVAAIWRNGAINQVLTDWTNAQPVAIIQMLPDWLWLKTGLGLGTSVNLASLTPGIANKHLLVKKQLLWKDINLNTGIKIPVFTLEPDKALPWSQMVAGKSDAVASGFVLSSAISSKPSHSKQATQTTIPQINPQERVYRFRMTASPMGRKLAGLLAAAPVINLPVVRLIQETLLPESRQVHVAEVFLGGLLKPLTPIEADTLPDTVQYDFMDDEIRGILLESAPVKDSADIFNAVSLYVAAELGKSLQDFVALLKAPEEADSEQVKPFAEVAIKILKRLGGEYGAFAEEIEGKSQTDTENIEKSEVIKGFPPLQNFEFRIRTVSFQEKTADINLQTFTFESATIELRKSEGDTEVIIHRHLQQSQYFIEDLGNGIELEMVLIPDGTFTMGAPEHEKGSDNSERPQHRATVPSFFIGKYQVTQAQWRVVANLPQVERKLKLEPSLFKGDNLPVEKISWYDAVEFCARLSNHTGKKYRLPSEAEWEYACRAGTTTPFHFGETITSELANYRANKTFADEPKGEYREQTTPAGQFPPNSFGLHDMHGNVWEWCLDYYHGNHEGAPIDGSAWIDPYNYNNDNRYRVLRGGSWFNIPGFCRSAFRYVDSPDVVDLIFGLRVACGVAP, from the coding sequence ATGAAGTCTTCTGCAACCAATAACCAATTTAATCAACTGATTGCAGCTTTAGGAACAGATTTAGAATTAACCGGCGAACAAATCGCCGATATTATTTGGTTTTCTCAGAAACGTCTGGAAATTAGTAATATACAAAACGATACACCTTCACAAAGCAAAAACAAATCAAACACACCAGAAAAATTAAATATTCCTCCTACAAATACCCCAGCAAACTTAAATACTCCTCCTATAAATACCCCAACTCCTGCCAAACCTGCTTCAGCGGAAATTTATCCAAAAACTCAGGAACAAACTCAAGAAAAACCTCAAACTTCTTCTAAAAATAAACCCCTTCCCCTGCGTGTACCGGATGCACCTTCCCTACGAGAGCCTTTAACATTAGCTCAGGTGCTAAAACCTTTGATGCGTCGGGTGGAATCTGGCAGAAAAACCGTATTAGACGAGACAGCCACAGTAGAGCGTACTGCTGCCGAAAGAATTTGTATTCCCATACTAAAATCCGAACCAGAACCTTGGTTAGATGTGGCTTTAGTGGTTGATGAAAGCAAATCAATGCTGATTTGGCGACATACAATTTGGGAGTTAAAAAAATTATTAGAACATTATGGCGTGTTTCGCGATGTACGGGCTTGGGGATTAGTAACCGACGAAAACGGACAAATCTATATTCGTCCCGGAATTGGTAAAAATGCACTTCAGCAGCGTCTTGCCAGCCACCGCGAAATTTTAGATCCCAATCGTCGCCGGTTAATTTTGCTAGCAAGTGACTGCGTTGCAGCGATTTGGCGTAATGGTGCTATTAACCAAGTATTAACAGATTGGACAAACGCCCAACCAGTAGCAATTATTCAGATGTTACCCGATTGGTTGTGGTTAAAAACAGGTTTGGGTTTGGGTACTTCCGTAAATTTGGCAAGTTTAACCCCAGGGATAGCCAATAAACATTTATTAGTCAAAAAACAATTACTGTGGAAAGATATTAATTTAAATACCGGCATCAAAATTCCCGTTTTTACATTAGAGCCAGATAAAGCTTTACCTTGGAGTCAGATGGTAGCCGGGAAAAGCGATGCAGTAGCCTCGGGGTTTGTTTTATCTTCAGCAATATCTTCAAAACCTAGTCATAGCAAACAAGCAACCCAAACTACTATTCCTCAAATCAACCCCCAAGAGCGAGTATATCGCTTTCGCATGACAGCTTCACCAATGGGAAGGAAATTAGCGGGATTGCTCGCAGCAGCACCAGTAATTAATTTACCCGTAGTGCGGTTAATTCAAGAAACCTTACTACCCGAATCTCGCCAAGTTCACGTTGCCGAAGTCTTTTTAGGAGGCTTGTTAAAACCTTTAACACCCATTGAAGCAGATACCTTACCCGATACGGTGCAGTACGATTTCATGGATGACGAAATACGCGGTATTTTGCTTGAATCCGCACCAGTAAAAGATTCAGCAGATATATTCAATGCAGTTTCTCTGTATGTAGCAGCCGAATTAGGTAAATCCTTGCAAGATTTTGTAGCGCTGTTAAAAGCACCGGAAGAAGCCGATAGCGAACAAGTGAAACCTTTTGCAGAAGTAGCGATAAAGATTTTGAAACGCTTGGGTGGGGAGTATGGTGCTTTTGCAGAGGAAATAGAAGGAAAGTCTCAAACTGATACGGAAAATATAGAAAAATCGGAAGTAATCAAAGGGTTTCCCCCATTACAAAACTTTGAATTTAGAATACGAACTGTATCTTTTCAAGAAAAAACTGCTGATATCAATCTGCAAACTTTTACATTTGAATCCGCTACCATCGAACTGAGAAAATCTGAAGGTGATACAGAAGTAATAATTCATCGTCATCTCCAGCAATCTCAGTATTTTATTGAAGATTTGGGGAATGGAATTGAATTAGAAATGGTGCTGATTCCTGATGGTACTTTCACAATGGGCGCTCCAGAGCATGAAAAAGGCAGTGATAACTCAGAACGCCCCCAACATCGAGCTACAGTACCATCTTTCTTTATAGGTAAATATCAAGTTACCCAAGCACAGTGGCGAGTAGTGGCTAATTTACCTCAAGTTGAAAGAAAATTAAAACTAGAGCCATCACTCTTTAAAGGTGATAACCTTCCTGTAGAAAAAATATCCTGGTATGATGCTGTTGAATTTTGCGCCAGATTATCAAATCATACCGGGAAAAAATATCGTTTACCAAGCGAAGCAGAATGGGAATATGCTTGTCGCGCTGGTACTACTACCCCGTTTCATTTTGGCGAGACTATTACTAGTGAGTTAGCAAATTACCGAGCTAACAAAACTTTTGCTGATGAACCTAAAGGAGAATACCGAGAACAAACCACCCCAGCAGGACAATTCCCGCCTAATAGCTTTGGTTTACACGATATGCATGGGAATGTCTGGGAATGGTGTCTTGATTATTATCACGGCAACCATGAAGGAGCGCCCATAGATGGCAGTGCTTGGATAGACCCATATAATTATAATAATGATAATCGTTATCGAGTACTGCGTGGTGGTTCTTGGTTCAACATCCCTGGTTTCTGCCGCTCTGCTTTCCGCTACGTCGACTCCCCAGACGTCGTTGACCTCATTTTCGGGCTGCGGGTTGCGTGCGGTGTTGCGCCGTAG
- the xseA gene encoding exodeoxyribonuclease VII large subunit: MYSEQKNSFIPDSALSVAGLTDYIQSLLEEDSVLRQVWITGEVSSANNHRAGLFFTLKDTDSTTSIKCVTWRSVIPKLAQMPAVGEQLIILGSIRLYPARGEYQLTVWQAIPAGVGLQALRFQQLKNRLTAEGLFDEERKQPLPNHPQTIAVVTSPTAAAWGDIKKTLKSRYPGLQVLFSAATVQGEQAPTSIAKAIQRVENDGRAEVLILGRGGGAVEELACFNDERVVRAIADCSIPIITGIGHQRDESLADLAADVRVHTPTAAAEIVVPSLDDLYSQHCDRIAALSEVVNYSVEASQNKIQTLRNRLQRYQLDKQVEQEKIALTWKREKLVQAMNSKSQQAKQKLELLREKLITLNPRAVLQRGYAVVRQENGSIARDAAELEVGEELLIQFGKGAAKVKVVETVSSEQ, encoded by the coding sequence ATGTATTCCGAACAAAAAAACTCTTTTATCCCCGATTCAGCTTTATCAGTCGCTGGCTTAACCGATTACATCCAATCGCTGTTAGAGGAAGATTCTGTATTGCGACAAGTTTGGATAACTGGTGAAGTTTCTAGTGCAAACAACCATCGTGCGGGATTATTTTTTACTTTAAAAGATACCGATAGCACTACTTCGATTAAATGCGTGACTTGGAGAAGTGTAATACCGAAGCTAGCTCAAATGCCTGCTGTTGGGGAACAATTGATTATTTTAGGTAGCATTAGGCTTTATCCGGCGCGGGGAGAATATCAGCTGACTGTGTGGCAAGCTATACCCGCTGGTGTGGGTTTGCAGGCTTTACGTTTTCAGCAGTTAAAAAACCGTTTGACGGCAGAAGGTTTATTTGATGAAGAAAGAAAGCAACCGCTTCCAAATCATCCTCAAACTATTGCGGTTGTCACTTCACCAACTGCTGCGGCTTGGGGTGATATCAAGAAAACACTTAAGTCTCGGTATCCCGGTTTACAGGTTTTGTTTTCTGCTGCGACGGTGCAGGGAGAGCAAGCGCCGACTTCTATCGCTAAAGCAATTCAAAGAGTAGAAAATGATGGGCGTGCGGAAGTCTTGATATTAGGGCGCGGAGGTGGTGCGGTTGAAGAATTAGCCTGCTTCAATGATGAAAGAGTAGTCAGAGCGATCGCCGATTGTTCGATTCCGATAATTACTGGTATCGGGCATCAACGGGATGAGTCTTTAGCAGATTTAGCAGCAGATGTAAGAGTTCACACTCCCACAGCAGCAGCAGAAATAGTTGTACCGTCACTCGATGATTTATACAGTCAACATTGCGATAGAATTGCAGCTTTATCTGAAGTCGTGAATTATTCCGTGGAAGCTTCTCAGAATAAAATCCAAACGTTGCGGAATCGTTTGCAGCGATATCAATTAGATAAACAAGTCGAACAAGAAAAAATTGCTTTAACCTGGAAGCGGGAAAAATTAGTACAAGCAATGAATTCAAAGTCGCAGCAGGCAAAGCAGAAATTAGAGTTATTACGAGAAAAGTTAATAACTTTAAACCCTAGGGCAGTTTTGCAACGCGGTTATGCAGTGGTAAGACAAGAAAATGGAAGTATTGCTCGCGATGCTGCGGAGTTAGAAGTAGGGGAAGAGTTGTTAATACAATTTGGGAAGGGTGCTGCGAAGGTGAAAGTTGTTGAAACAGTGAGCAGTGAGCAGTGA
- a CDS encoding SPFH domain-containing protein — MLFWLNFIASLPQPPANTVVAQLPDIGENASTSLNLIVEKPVTTPAYVSQFSQPALTQIGGSLIFPGIIGSLVVLLLLSVFAYTRIYVITPTNEAFVRTGGVFVKKKTVFLNGGCVVVPGFHELTRVPLREISINVERTGKLAVRTQDYLRANMRVTFYVCISASEEDVQIAAARISRQGKISSEDIKEALETRADDAIRAAAKKKTLAEIDSDKLGFAEEVLNLTQQDLKKVGLTLNNIAISEIEESDTYDTNNFFDAQGVRLRTETIQRSIQQKREVELTTQVAIEQKELDAQKLSLQISQEKETAELEQKLQVEALTAQREREIQEAKDKEAAATLRSKILQDKSVEEEEIRKKLSIQQSQIEADIALEARNKQLKIAQTEQKQEAELAEITRQQAVQSNKLEAQVQIAESEKVAKLAQEDLAISIANKKKETFLAEAEQVQAQEAVKTASETEKAERNKNLSSIAAEQQAQQRDISERKVIEIETFRRRKQAEIAQEAAELEAESIRILAQAERDKALAEAEGIQAKITAENSISNANLSAKIVTTLWPELSEKLPEIVSSLAPQPGVIGNTRIYSFPGANGNGKGVEDINKLMLSTSGISVINSLLEEGNLGKIISQISKLVQNKNEVKTDTIIPEVVEDSVNNSVDNLTESNFTDKDSQIS; from the coding sequence ATGCTATTTTGGTTAAATTTTATTGCATCATTACCGCAACCTCCTGCAAATACTGTGGTAGCGCAGTTACCTGATATCGGCGAAAATGCATCTACATCGCTGAATCTAATTGTGGAAAAACCAGTAACAACACCTGCTTATGTTTCTCAATTTTCTCAACCTGCTCTTACTCAAATAGGTGGAAGTTTAATTTTTCCTGGGATAATTGGCAGTCTAGTTGTACTTTTATTGCTCAGCGTTTTTGCATATACACGAATTTATGTGATTACTCCCACCAATGAAGCATTTGTCAGAACTGGTGGTGTTTTTGTGAAAAAGAAAACTGTATTTCTCAACGGTGGCTGCGTTGTGGTGCCTGGATTTCACGAACTAACTCGGGTACCTTTACGAGAAATTTCGATTAATGTTGAGCGTACAGGTAAGTTAGCAGTTCGCACTCAAGATTATCTGCGAGCCAATATGCGGGTAACTTTTTATGTTTGCATCAGTGCTAGTGAAGAAGATGTACAGATTGCTGCGGCTAGAATTTCTAGACAAGGAAAAATCTCATCGGAAGATATTAAAGAGGCTCTAGAAACCCGTGCTGATGATGCGATTCGAGCCGCTGCGAAAAAGAAAACCTTAGCAGAAATCGATTCGGATAAATTAGGTTTTGCAGAAGAAGTTCTCAACTTGACTCAGCAAGATTTAAAGAAAGTCGGTTTAACTCTCAACAACATTGCAATTTCCGAAATCGAAGAAAGCGACACCTACGACACCAATAATTTCTTCGATGCTCAAGGTGTGCGTCTTCGCACGGAAACTATTCAGCGTTCAATTCAGCAAAAGCGCGAAGTGGAATTAACAACCCAAGTCGCTATCGAACAAAAAGAATTAGATGCTCAAAAGCTATCGTTACAGATTTCTCAAGAAAAAGAAACAGCCGAATTAGAGCAAAAATTACAGGTAGAAGCGCTAACAGCACAGCGAGAGCGGGAAATTCAAGAAGCTAAAGATAAAGAAGCTGCTGCAACTTTGCGTAGTAAGATTTTGCAGGATAAATCTGTAGAAGAAGAAGAAATTCGCAAAAAATTATCGATTCAGCAAAGTCAAATTGAAGCCGATATTGCTTTAGAAGCCCGTAATAAACAACTGAAAATAGCCCAAACCGAGCAAAAACAAGAAGCCGAATTAGCCGAAATTACCCGACAACAAGCGGTACAATCCAATAAATTAGAAGCACAGGTACAGATAGCAGAATCCGAAAAAGTTGCAAAACTAGCCCAAGAAGATTTAGCTATATCAATCGCGAATAAGAAAAAAGAAACCTTTTTAGCAGAAGCCGAACAAGTTCAAGCCCAAGAAGCGGTAAAAACAGCTAGTGAAACAGAAAAAGCCGAACGAAACAAAAATCTATCTTCAATTGCAGCCGAACAACAAGCTCAACAACGAGATATTAGCGAGCGTAAAGTTATTGAAATAGAAACTTTTCGCCGTCGCAAACAAGCGGAAATTGCTCAAGAAGCGGCAGAATTAGAAGCCGAATCAATTCGTATTCTTGCACAAGCCGAACGCGATAAAGCCTTAGCAGAAGCTGAAGGTATTCAAGCTAAAATTACCGCCGAAAACAGTATTAGCAATGCCAACCTGAGCGCTAAAATTGTCACTACCCTTTGGCCGGAACTATCAGAAAAACTGCCAGAAATAGTCAGTTCTCTAGCACCACAACCGGGAGTTATTGGAAATACTAGAATTTACTCTTTTCCTGGTGCAAACGGTAACGGTAAAGGAGTCGAAGATATTAATAAATTAATGCTATCAACCAGCGGTATTTCGGTAATTAATAGTTTACTAGAAGAAGGTAATTTGGGAAAAATCATATCTCAAATTAGTAAATTAGTGCAGAATAAGAATGAAGTAAAAACAGATACTATAATTCCAGAAGTTGTAGAGGATTCAGTAAATAATTCAGTAGATAACTTAACAGAATCAAATTTTACAGATAAAGATTCTCAGATAAGTTAG
- a CDS encoding OB-fold-containig protein — protein sequence MLFNSANLPYWLFLGMGVLLFLFVIISGGGDDDVDIDTDVDADADFDLNGFALSWMGIGKAPLILLLATDLSLWGLFGWMLNVWLGGILDRVPSGGWNFIVLILSMFLSLFTGGLIARPVGRIFAEFGEDTSSDRLIGRNGTVSSATIPVEKQGRIGQVDVIDKSGNLVTINANIPEWATVIPRHGETVIVIDRQQDVYFAIASNSPDQNHWLRVTNKK from the coding sequence ATGCTATTCAATTCAGCGAATCTGCCCTACTGGCTATTTTTGGGAATGGGAGTCTTATTATTTCTATTTGTAATTATCTCTGGTGGTGGAGATGATGACGTTGATATCGATACGGATGTTGATGCCGACGCTGACTTTGATTTAAATGGTTTTGCGCTCTCGTGGATGGGGATTGGTAAAGCACCTCTAATTTTATTACTAGCTACCGATTTGAGTTTATGGGGCTTGTTTGGCTGGATGTTAAATGTCTGGTTGGGGGGAATCCTCGATCGAGTTCCTAGTGGTGGTTGGAATTTTATTGTGTTAATTTTGTCGATGTTTCTCAGTTTATTTACAGGGGGGCTAATTGCACGACCAGTTGGAAGAATTTTTGCTGAATTTGGCGAAGATACCAGTAGCGACCGCTTAATTGGTCGTAATGGTACGGTTAGTTCTGCCACTATTCCTGTAGAAAAACAAGGCAGAATCGGTCAAGTTGATGTCATCGATAAGTCTGGGAATTTGGTGACTATTAATGCAAACATCCCGGAGTGGGCAACTGTTATTCCCCGTCACGGTGAAACAGTGATTGTAATTGATAGACAGCAAGATGTTTATTTTGCAATTGCTTCTAACAGCCCAGATCAAAATCATTGGCTCAGGGTTACAAATAAAAAATAA
- the rph gene encoding ribonuclease PH, with product MVWQRPDGRQANELRPVIFVKDFTRYAAGSVLAKCGDTQVLCTVSVSEGVPRFLADSGKGWLTAEYRMLPGATQQRHNRETIKLSGRTQEIQRLIGRSLRAALDFEALGERTLTVDADVLQADAGTRTTSITGGFVALAIAISKLMNEGVLERSPLIGQIAAVSVGLLEGEAFLDLNYPEDVAAEVDFNVVMNQNQQIIEVQGTAEEGSFSRNQLNSLMDCAEKGIEELLVAQREAIPQWELVIGNG from the coding sequence ATGGTGTGGCAGCGTCCCGATGGTAGACAAGCTAATGAACTTCGTCCAGTAATTTTTGTCAAAGATTTTACGCGCTATGCTGCCGGTTCGGTTTTGGCAAAGTGTGGTGACACTCAAGTACTTTGTACCGTTAGCGTTAGCGAAGGTGTTCCCAGATTTCTCGCGGATAGCGGTAAAGGTTGGTTAACAGCCGAGTATCGAATGTTGCCCGGAGCGACTCAACAGCGACATAATAGAGAAACTATTAAATTATCCGGAAGAACCCAAGAAATCCAGAGATTAATAGGACGTAGTTTGCGAGCAGCCTTAGATTTTGAGGCATTGGGAGAGCGTACCTTGACGGTAGATGCCGACGTACTGCAAGCAGACGCTGGAACCCGCACTACCTCAATCACTGGTGGATTCGTAGCACTGGCGATCGCCATTTCTAAGTTAATGAACGAAGGTGTTTTGGAACGTTCTCCATTAATAGGACAAATCGCCGCAGTTTCAGTTGGCTTATTAGAAGGAGAAGCATTTTTAGATTTAAACTATCCCGAAGACGTTGCTGCCGAAGTCGATTTCAACGTAGTCATGAATCAAAATCAACAAATTATCGAAGTTCAAGGTACAGCAGAAGAAGGTAGTTTCAGCCGCAATCAACTAAATAGCTTAATGGATTGTGCTGAAAAAGGAATTGAGGAATTATTAGTCGCACAGCGAGAAGCCATTCCGCAATGGGAATTGGTAATTGGTAATGGGTAA